The DNA segment GGGTGTAGCCCTCAAAAAGCTGGCCGCTTTTTCCTAGGGTCCGCCCCAGATAATAGTGGACTTCACTATCTTCTGGGAGAGTTCGCAGAATCCGCTCAAAGTACTGAATGGCCTGTTTTGATTCTCCCTTGTCGTCCAGAAGCCGGGCAAAGTAGAAGAGGGCAAAGAGATCATCGCCGTTGAGAATGACGGCTTTTTGCAGGTATTTGACCGCGAGGTCCTGGTCGCCTTTCAGATAGTGGAAGCGACCAGCTTCGCGAAGAATCAGCGGGTCGTTGGGCGCCTTTTTGACAGCCTTTTCAAAGGCAGCCTTGGCTTCACTGATTTTGTTTTCGCGGGCATACACAATGCCCCGGCCCATGTCCGCAAGCCCCTGTTCCTCGTGCTGAACGTCTTTGGAAAAGGCATCCAGAGCAATCTGTGGATCAAGGAAGCGTGCCATGATGAGGGCCTTGATGCGTCGAAATTTTGTGTCATCCATTGGCCGTTTCTGAACAGCCGGGTCCATTTTTTGGATGCTGCGATCAAGGTAGGTGATACGTTCTTCGACAGCGGGGTGAGTGCTGAGGTACTTGGGCAGATTGCCTGCACCTGCAAGCCACGCCTTTTTTTTGATTTTTTGGAACGCGGAAACCATGCCTTTCGGGTTGTAGCCAGCGGCGACAAGGTACTGCATTCCAGAGCGGTCTGCTTCCCGTTCGTCTACGCGGCTGTAGTTGAGCATGGTCTGTGTGCCAGCAGCAAAAGAGCCATAAATCATGGCTTCGCCAGCTTCGGAGGCATTATCACCACCAGCGGCCATGCCCATGAACATGCCTGCCAGCATACCCGCCAGCATACCCAGCTGCGTAATCTGCTGCTTTTTGATGCGTGCGGCGAGGTGGCGGTGGGAAACGTGCGCGAGTTCATGCGCAATGACTCCGGCCAGCTCGGCCTCGTGGTCAAAATTGGTAATCAGTCCAGTGAAAACGTAGACATAGCCAGCAGGAGCCGCAAAGGCATTGATATTGTGGTTGAGCACCACAGAGGTTTTGAGTGTAAAAGCGAGCTTGGGCACATGGACAGCAATGTCGTCCACAATGCCTCGGATGTAGCGCGTAATCTCCGGATCTTCAATGATCGGAAGCCGTGCCCGCATCAGGGTATTATATTTTTCTCCAAGCTCTTTTTCCTGCTTGACGGTAAAGTCGCCAAGAAGTGAGGCAGAGGCCGTTTGTGCACTCAGAAGTGGTCCCAGAATAAGCTGGGCAATGAGCAGCATACACAGGAAAAAACGTGCAAGCCCTGTATCTTGGGCAGTAATTCGCATGAATGGTCCCGGGAAAGTGGTTATTTCTGAAAAGAAAACTCTCTTTTACATAGCCTAAACTGTGTGGAGAGCCAAGAAACTGCACGTCTTGCCACAGGAAATGAAAAAGGCCGAGACAATGTCTCGGCCTGTATTTCAGTCAGAAAAGCAGCAGAAAAAGCTACTTGTTCATCATGTCCAAAAAGTCTTTGTTGTTTTTGGTGTTTTTCATCTTCTTGA comes from the Desulfobaculum bizertense DSM 18034 genome and includes:
- a CDS encoding beta-barrel assembly-enhancing protease, producing the protein MRITAQDTGLARFFLCMLLIAQLILGPLLSAQTASASLLGDFTVKQEKELGEKYNTLMRARLPIIEDPEITRYIRGIVDDIAVHVPKLAFTLKTSVVLNHNINAFAAPAGYVYVFTGLITNFDHEAELAGVIAHELAHVSHRHLAARIKKQQITQLGMLAGMLAGMFMGMAAGGDNASEAGEAMIYGSFAAGTQTMLNYSRVDEREADRSGMQYLVAAGYNPKGMVSAFQKIKKKAWLAGAGNLPKYLSTHPAVEERITYLDRSIQKMDPAVQKRPMDDTKFRRIKALIMARFLDPQIALDAFSKDVQHEEQGLADMGRGIVYARENKISEAKAAFEKAVKKAPNDPLILREAGRFHYLKGDQDLAVKYLQKAVILNGDDLFALFYFARLLDDKGESKQAIQYFERILRTLPEDSEVHYYLGRTLGKSGQLFEGYTQLAYSAIYGLNKKKAKMHLKKVESLAKTDAQKEELKKLKELYKKRSEFW